From the genome of Arthrobacter sp. SLBN-122:
GGCTCCCAGGTCGAAGAATTCGGTGATTGCCACTACGGCGGCCCTGACCTTCCTGAACCCGCATGTCTACCTGGACACCGTGGTGCTGGTGGGCAGCCTTGCCAACCAGCAGGGCCCCGACCTGCGGTGGATCTTCGCCTCAGGCGCCGTCACCGGAAGCGTGGTGTGGTTCTCCGCCCTGGGGTACGGGGCAAGGGCGCTGGCGGGAGTGCTCAGCAGCACCCGCACCTGGCGCTGGATTGATGCCGCCATCGGCGTGCTGATGCTGATCCTGGCGGTCCGCCTGGTCCTGCACTGAAGTAGGCTGGAGCCAGATTTGCAGGGGAGAAACCATGAGTAACCAGCCATCCCAGGGACCTGACTACCGAGGTGACGGTTCGCCGTGGCCCAGCTACCAGCCGCCACCCCAAAATGGGCAGGGGTACAGCCCTGGCCAACCCCAGTACGGCCAGGCGCCGTACAACCAAGCCCAGTACGGACAGCCTCAGTACGGGCAGGCACAGTACTTTGGCCAGCCGTCCTACTATGGCCGGCCGGCGGAAGCGAAGACCTTGAGCATCGCGAGCATGGTCTGCGGCATTGCGTCGGTCCTCATGGGCTGGCTGCTGCTTCCGCAGTTTGCCGCCATCATCACCGGCCACCTGGCCCTCCGGCGCGAACCCTCCGGCAGAGGAATGTCCATCACCGGCCTGGTGCTGGGCTACCTGTGCCTGCTGGGCTACGGAGCCATCTGGCTCCTGCTCATCATCGGCCTGGCCGTCGCCGGCACCGTCGGTTCGAATACCGGCACTTTCTAGCCCCCGCCCGCCGGGGAAAGCGCAGGCCCGGGCGCCTGCGCGGCCTTAGCGCCCGGGCCCGCACCGCCGTCGTACCTTATCCGTTCACCGCAACGGCCGGCACTCTACCCGGATTCTCCGGGTAGATCGTCTGCGC
Proteins encoded in this window:
- a CDS encoding DUF4190 domain-containing protein gives rise to the protein MSNQPSQGPDYRGDGSPWPSYQPPPQNGQGYSPGQPQYGQAPYNQAQYGQPQYGQAQYFGQPSYYGRPAEAKTLSIASMVCGIASVLMGWLLLPQFAAIITGHLALRREPSGRGMSITGLVLGYLCLLGYGAIWLLLIIGLAVAGTVGSNTGTF
- a CDS encoding LysE/ArgO family amino acid transporter, whose product is MWTAGITGMLTGMALIVAIGAQNAFVLRQGIRREHVGAVVAVCMAGDALLIVAGTAGIGALVTRFPEALEVLRWAGAAYLLWFAVQSFMAAAKPSALAEQAPRSKNSVIATTAALTFLNPHVYLDTVVLVGSLANQQGPDLRWIFASGAVTGSVVWFSALGYGARALAGVLSSTRTWRWIDAAIGVLMLILAVRLVLH